Part of the Notamacropus eugenii isolate mMacEug1 chromosome 5, mMacEug1.pri_v2, whole genome shotgun sequence genome is shown below.
CAGGGGAGATGTGCGCACAACCACGTGGATGTTTGAAACACAACCATTAGATTCAATGAATAAAATTCATCAGGACCAACAAGAAGGGTCAGAAGTAATCACCATTAAAGATATAACTGGGGGTGATGTCAAGACTGTGAAATACCTGTTTGAAACTCAGAATCTTGACCAACTTGGGCAGCTATATTCAGTGGATGAAGCTAACTTACTACAGCTCAGATCTGagctcaaagagattaaagggaATGTGAAGagaagtataaaatattttgaaactcAACCACTGTATGTTATCAAAAATAACTTAGGGCAAATTCTTGAGATTAAAACTGTTCACAGGGAAGACATTGAAAGGGGGGATGTGAGAACAGCACGCTGGATGTTTGAAACACAACCATTGGACAGGATTAACAAAGATGTTACAGAAGTTAAAGTTGTCCGTGGAATATCCATGGAAGAAAACGTCAAAGGTGGAGTAAGTAAGGCAAAGTGGCTATTTGAAACACACCCTCTGGAGTCCATCAAAGAAGAATCTGAAGTGTCCATCATTGAAAAGGAAACTATCATAGGTACTGATGTCTCCAGAAAGTGTTGGATGTTTGAAACTCACCCGTTAGATACCCTAAAAGAAACGACTGATTCAAATCCTTTGCCAACTGAAGAAATATTAGGTGGTGATGTAAAAGCCACCAAGTGCTTGTTTGAAACACTTCCAatggatattttaaaagatagtCCAGAAGTTGGTAAACTTCAAAAGATAGTGGcctctgaagaagaaaagggagatgtGAGGCACCAAAAATGGATTTTTGAGACTCAACCTCTAGAAGAGattagaaaggagaagaaagagtatATAAGGACAGTTAAACTTGAAGAGATTGACAGAGGGGATGTTAGCAGTTATACACATATCTTTGAATCAAACAGCTTAATTAAGTTTGATGAATCACAAAAAATACAAGTGGAAGGAGTGACTAAAGGTGCTGTAGAGTTCAATAAATCTCTCTTTGAGACAACTCCCCTGTATGCTATTCAAGACCATCTTGGAAGATATCACAAAGTTAAAACAGTTCAGCAAGAAGAAATACTAAGAGGTGATGTGCGAAGTTGTAGGTGGCTATTTGAAACTAGGCCTATTGATCAGTTTGATGAGAGTATTCATAAATATCAGGTTATCAAAGGAATATCTACACGAGAAATACAGTCTGGTGATATGAAGTCTGCTAAATGGTTGTTTGAAACACAACCTCTAGattctatcaaatatttcaacaatatggaagaggaagaaagtaaaaaacatcAAATTACAGATATTGTTAAAGGGGATGTAAAAACTTACACATGGCTGTTTGAAACCCAGCCAATGGAGTCCCTTTATGACAAGACAGAGTTAATGACTGACAGTGAAGAAATTCACAAAGGAGATGTCAAAACATACACTTGGCGTTTTGAAACTCAACCACTCGATGCAATAAGAGATGACTCAGAAGCTGTAGTCAAACTCCAAACTGTAAAACAGGAAGACATCCAAGGAAGGGATGTCCGCACAGCCTGCTTTCTTTTTGAGACAGAAAACCTGGACAACAtacaaggagaagaaggaaaggaaatcaagTCAGTGCAAGTGGATATTCAGTCTGGGGATGTTTCTAGCATGAAGTACAAGTTTGAAAATCAGTCCTTGGATTCCATAAGTTCCAGCTCAGAGGAGGTTTTGAAAAAGATCAAAACCCTACAAGCTGAAGATATTCAGAAAGGCAATGTTTTAAATTGCAGGTGGCTCTTTGAAAATCAGCCTATTGATATGATAAAAGAAAGCCAAGAAGGTGATGAATTAGTCAAGACAGTGACAGACATACAAGGTGGGAATGTGAGAAAAGGGTGCTTCATTTTTGAGACCTTTTCTTTGGACCAGATTAGAGACAAATCCGATGACATCAGCACTGAGGAAACCACTAgcaaagatgaaataataaaaggggatgTGAAAAACTATAGAATGCTATTTGAAACTCAACCACTCTATGCTATTCAAGACAAAGAAGGGTTTTATCATGAAGTGACAACAGTTAAGAAAGAAGAAGTGATTCATGGAGATGTATGTGGGACTAGGTGGTTGTTTGAAACAAAACCTTTAGATTCTATTAATGAATTAGATAATGTGTATGTTATCAAATCAGTCACACAAGAAGATATTCAGAAAGGAGATGTTAGTTCTGTCAGATATAGATTTGAAACACAACCCCTGGATACAATTTCAAAAGGGGCAAATGTAATTGTCCCCACTATTGACTGTGTCCAGGGTGGGAATGTGAAATATCATAAGCAGCTCTTTGAATCTGACAAGTCTGATGAGAGAACATATGTTAGAACAGTTAGTGTCAATGAAATACAACAGGGTAATGTTAAAACCTCTACTTGGTTGTTTGAGACTCACACCCTAGATGAGTTGAAAGGAGAAGGGTCAGAATATGAACATATCAAAACAGTCACCAAGGAAGATATACAGAAAGGTGATGTCAAACAGGCAATCTGGCTTTTTGAAAATCAGACTTTAGATTCTATTAAGGAAACAGATGAGTATATCACAGAAATGACCAGGGAAGAAATCCCTCCCTCTGATGTCAAAACAACAACATGGCTGTTTGAAACAACACCCCTTCatgaatttaatgaaaataaagtggaaaaggaggaaatTATTGGAAAGAGCATCAAAGAAACCTTAGAAGAACTATATTCCCAGAAAGTGATTGAGTCTCATGGAATTAtcattgaggaaaatgaagttggGAATGTCCGGATGGCCAAATACAAACTAATGAATCAGGAATCTCCTGAAATACAGAAAGAAGAAGTTATTCGAGGTGATATCAGAACTATAATGATGAACCTGCTTTCCAAAAGAAATGATGCCAAAAGAGAGATTTTAATCAGTGAAGAAGAAAAGGGTAATGTCAGTTTGACCAAAGCCCAGTTATTAAACAGATCTACAGAATTCCAgtctgaaaaagaagaaatagtgaGAGGGGATATACAACAAGCAATAAAAAACCTATTCAGTGAGGAACAATCTGTAAAACAAGGCATtataattcaggaagatgaaaggGGGGATGTTAACATGACAATCTATTGTCTTCTTcatgaaaatgataatgatgacaaaaTAGAACGTGAAGAAATAATAGGTGGAGACGTAAAACGCACTATTCACAACTTGCTGTCTTCTGTTGCGAACTATGAAATAGCCAAAAAGACTAAAGTAGATGCATCAGAGAGGGGAAATGTTCAGTTTTTCACCACATGCATAGAAGCTGGAGCATTAGATTACCTCAAACTACTCCagacaggatcaaatgaaacacttacaactgggaaacaagaaggagaggaggagataaTTGGTGGTGATGTTGAAGGCACAAAGTTGTTACTAAAGAAAAGGAAGTCTCAAATTGAACGTACTGTTAATGAAACTGACATCATCCCAGGAGATGTGCACAATACAGTTAAGGTTTTCATGACAGAGCCTCAGAGTCCATCCTGTCAGATACctaaagaagaaattataaaaggtgATTTGAAAGCAACCCTAAATTCCCTCAGTGAGGCCATAAATCAGAAAACAGTtacaaaaagggaagaaattatgaaagcTGACATGCTTGGGACATTGAAGTCTCTTCAAGAAGCAAGCCACCAatggaaagaaactgagaagcCTGATATTATCCCTGGTGATATTAAACAAACCATTGAATCTCTTGAAAAAGCTGTAAACACAAAGACTGAAATTCTGAAAAAGGAACTTATACGAGATGACCTTGAGGCAGCATTAAAAGTACTGAAAGACCAGCACTCTTTCAAGAAGATAGGCAATGAAAATGTCCTCAAAGGGGAGATTAAGGCTCTGAGGCATGATCTGGTAGATTCCACTGCAGAATCCAAAACCCAGAACAGGCAGGTACCCACCCCCAGGGACTTAAAAGGGACCCTGCAGCCAAAGTCTGAGTCATTTGAGCAAGAAGTCCAATACCAAGATAAATCAGGAGTGTTTAAACAAACTGCAGTCAAATCTTTTCATGGGTATTCAAAAGAACATAATGAGATTGTCCCTCCAGAAGCCCCCAAAGGCACTGTAAAAATTGTCATAGGTCGTGACCAAAACTATGATGCCCTTGAGAAGAGCCTCCAAAGATTATGTGATTCACCCCACAATACCATTGAAAATTTGGCCCAGGATGGAGATCGAAGCAGCATCAGAGATGATTCATCAAGAGCACAGTATCTTAGAAAGGAACATGTGAGGAGCCAGGAAGCTTCTTATAGCTCAGTTCAGAAAAATGTAAGAACTGAGAAATCAGAGATGGGAGCTGTACCGAAAAAAGATGATGACTCTGGTGCTGCCTTGACTACTGAAAGAAGGGAGCAGAATCAAATGTGTATGCTAAGCAGTGTCCAGCAAACCAGGGAGTCTTCCTATGAAAAAAGTCATAAAAAGACTAAACAGACAAAAATAGCAACAGATGCACCCAGTTGCAAGCCTCATGCTAGCCCCCACCCAGTTAGCATCCCAACTAATGACGATAAGGCATGTGAAATGACTGGTCATATTCAGAAGGAAATTTTACTAAAGGAAGACATGAGACAAGCACAGCATGCTAGTGAGGCTTTTCAGAGGAATGAAATGAACCTTCAGCAAATGCAGCCTTTTGTTCCTTTGTTCCTCAAACAGGATATTCAAAATGTATCTGAAGGAAAAACCACAAAGGGAAACCATGGAAAATTTAAAgcaacaacagaaagaaataaaaagattgacgttcatcagaaaaatgagaactttcaAACAAAGATGGATGCCTCAACAAACTTAAAAGTGACTGTAGAAAAATCCTGGAATCCGGTCAAATTGGCTGCTGTGAGTAATATGGCTGAAACTCAttcctcccttccacctccatctccacctccaccaccaccttcCAATGTGTCATCTGAAATtgaatttcctcttcctcctccacctcctttaATGATATTGCCTGATAAACACGAGTTTTCTTCATTGCCATCTACAGAAAAGATAAAGGCTGAATCAGATggctttccctccctccctcccccacctccaccagtGGATGAAGGAGAATGCCCACCAGCCTTTTTGCCTCCCCCGCCTCCTCCACCACAGAAACCCTTAcatctttcttcttccacaattCAAACAAAAGGCTATGAAGAGAATGTTCAGCAACATTGTCAAGAGGCAGTACAAACTCATTCAAGGACCAGATCCTTAATGGGAAAACCAACAGCATTTCCACCTTCTCCCAAGTTCCCCAAACCAAAATTCTTCAAGCAGTTGGATGAAAATGTAGGTAATATCAATCCAAAAATGCAGCCACTTCCTCTTCAGTCAAATATAGGAACTACAATGACTAAAACAAAGGAGCAAAATACAGTGGTGATGAAGAACAGTGTAGAACACACtcagacaaaggagaaaatgtataCTGAGACttgtgaagaaaaacaacaatcATCCATTGCTGAGCCCATGAAGCCTTCCAATCAGACTACTCTGGAAGCATCACCtctcaaagaagaaaagatctcACCTCTTCTTAAATGTCACTCCCTTCCTTCAGATTTAGAACACACAAGACCTAAGCCATATCTCAGAAAATTCAAAACCCCTCTAATGATTGCTGAAGAAAAATACAAGCAGCAAAGACAGGAGATTGAAAAACAGAAACATCAAAGCTCTTGCCATCACATGGTCAAAACAGAAGATCATAGTAGGACTGAATTAAAGTCCAAAATGACAACACCATCACAGAAGCCAACAGAAGATTCCTTGCCTACATCAGCCACAGTGCCCACACAGTCAAATTCTGAGCATCAAGTCAGTCTCCAAAGCAAAGAGACTTCTAGGGAAAACCAGATATATGAATCATCAGCAGTGTCATTGGCTGCCCAGAAGCTCCACAACGTCTTGGATATATCCATGGACAAAGAGCTCGTTCAAAAGAAAGCCCTCCAAGGTTCAAGGGACATCATGCAGCATAGCATAGCTCATCAAATGGAACAAACACACCAAGAATATACTTCTCACATAAGAGAGCAGGAAATTAATGAGAAACAATTGTGTTTGTCCCCCAACAAGTCAGTATCCCCAAGCTTAAAAGCTAAAAGTGTCAAGTTCCCAACTTTAGAGCTGAGCTTAAATAAAATAGCCCAAGATTTCAAGATTTGCCAAAAGCAACCAGTACCTAATGTTCAAACCACAACTAAACAAGAACATcaggaaagacagaaaaatgaaataagtacAGTTATTAGAAATAAGCAAAATACTGCTGAGGAATATTATCAGCTacatatgaaggaagaaagagaaatgaataaaatgccTATCAGTCcctcagagaagaaaaaagaaagagaatcagctaacatttatgaGAACcctaaagaaaaaatggaattagtGGGCAAGGAAGCATTAGCAACTCAAGAAAAAAACCAGAGACAGGTAGTGGTTGgtgcaaaacaacaaaaattcgtAGTTGAAAGACAAGAAGGACACTTTAAGAATAAGTCATCAGAGAAAGTAGGCCAGCAAAAAGCTACTGATGCGCACATTGACTCACTGACACAAAACATTCAGCAAACACAGATTAACACTTCTGAAAGTAAAATCAAACCTAAAAAATTACCCCAGCATTATAATGATCTGAGAGAAGAATGTCTCATAATCAAAGGCATACACCAGAAACAAGTCCCCCCTAATACTAAAGATTCCAAGGAAGAGATTACAGAGAATAAGATTTTACTTTCTTCCCTGCAAAGTTCCCAGCATGATGATGGAAAAGGCAATGTCAATATATTGGAGTTCTTGAGAAAACGTGAAGAACTGCAGCAGATTCTGTCTCGCGTGAAACAATTTGAAGCAGAACCAAATAAAAACGATATTAAGGCATTTCAGATACTATTGAATATTATCCCAGAATGGCTaatgaatgaggaaagaaaagaatatggaaTTCGCATTGCCATGGATAATAACTTTGAAAAAGTAAAAGAGGAAATAATCCATATTAAAACTGAAGTGgaagaaatgcttatttcttgTGAAAACACCATCCAGATGTGCATGAATTCCTCCAAAGCAGGAAAATTGAGAACTGAACCTCCTAGTGAAGCATCTGCCCAAATATCAAACATGAGTGCTGGCTCTAACAAAACAatgcagaaagaagagaaaattatgaaaggaaaagaatcttaCCAAAAAGGGAAATCCCTTTCCAGTGGTGCATCTTCTCAACTAGCAAACATTAGTGTTGGGTCTAGCAAAACagtcaagaaagagaagaaaattatagaagaaaaagaatctcATCAAAAAGTAAAATGCCAACAGGAAATTAAACAGGTAGAATGTAGAACTATCTCTCCCTACTTAAAACAACGTTCACCATCACCTACTTTCATAACAATTGAATCTACTGCTCGACGAACAGAGACACCTACTGCTAACAGGCCCTCTTTGTCTCCTGTGAAGAAGGAAAGCGTATCCATTCTTCCTTCCCGAAGCAGATCCACAACACCACCATCCAGAAGTCGCCAAGCATCAGCCTCTCCTTCTCCACCTAGAAACCACTCTGAGCAACTCGCCAAGCTAAAAGACACCACGAAAAAATTGTCTCAAAGGACATGTCACTATCAGTCAGTAACCCCGGGGCCAGTTGTAGAGAAAAGAGCTGAAATAGTCCAGTCTCCTGCAACACTGCGACGTCAGATTAAGACAGAAACCCCAATACCTATAAATGTATCTCATGTCACGGCTAGCACAGTCATGGAATCCAAAGAAGCACAAGAGGAAGTTCAGCAAGTAGAGAAAAGGGCGACTTACATTCACAGGGATGGAGTCAACATCACGGACCACACAGTGCCAGATACCGAAAGTTTTGATTCAATCGAAATTATACACAACGTTGAAGTCCCTCAGGTAGGCTTGTCAGGGCACTCTAAAATCTATGAAGCTTCCAATCAAACAGTTCATGTGGCTGAAAATGTAGTAAAGAGCCACGAAAGTGGAACAAACAGATGGCTAGAGAAATTTCAGAATGACCCAATTTTTGAGGCAAAGTCAAATAGAAGAGTTCACACAAATGGTGAAGTAAACCATAACCTAAGACAGGGAATGCATACCTTTAGTAAGAAGGGCTTTGGGTCAACAGCTATGGAAAGTGAAAGCATAAACAGCAGTTTCAGAAATTTTTCTTGCAGTCATTCCAAAGATCCCCAGAACAAAGTTTCCTATCAACAACCCATAGAGTACTCAGAATCTCTAAGAGGTTTTTCAGGAGTGGATGCATATGAAAATAAAACTGTTGGATCGAGGACAGTAGGCTCTTCAGCACAAAACTCTGAAGCAGTTAAGTCTGGGTTTGACTTCAAGCACGCCCCACCAACCTATGAAGATGTTATTGCCGGCCACATTTTGGATATCTCTGCAGAAAATTCCCCAGAAATGCTCCTGAGGAATTTCCAGAATACTTGGCAGGAAAGTGAAAGAGTCTTCCAGAGTCTAGGATATGCCACTTCAGATACCTCTGCAACTGAGATGAGGAGTAGTTTCCATGAGGAAGCTGCTTTTAGAAGTGGTAAATGAATCTACCAAGCATGAGTTTTGAAGTATGAAGAAAGATTAATCAGTTAAGGGCACGTGAGCCCACTAACCAGTGTTTTGCATTAATGAAgtgtgcacatatatttattCAAATAACATAACTCCAAACTAACAAATGTGTCCTTTACTTgccttctcactttctcttttaccACTCCCTTTCCCAAGACATTGGACTTAAGTGATCTATTCTGTGTGAAAcaaaccagtaaaaaaaaaaaattggtttttaaAGCATAGAAGGTAAATAATGGATTTGAAGTAGCAGCACATGAAAAATAACAggtgaaatataattatcattgTTGAGGaaaagtgggttttttttggaATCCAAAGACCTAGATCTAAACTCTAGCTCAGTCATTTATCACCTGTGTGAAtctgaacaaatcatttcattatgtaggtctcagtttcttcatctgtaaaatgcgggtGTTCCAGATGGCCTTTGAGATTATTTTTTCTctagatctatggtcctatgattcctctaagatccctttaaCCTCTGAATGTCTGATCCTATATATTAAGAGCAAAAATGTTGGTATTTCATCTTTTAGTGTTTCACCAATGATAGTGTTTTATCAGAGTACTTTAGAAAATACTCAGCAACATGCCCTGACCTACTGTTGACATACTCTTAACTGCCAGATTTAAGTGGTGTTTGTGTTGGAGTTCAATACAGCCTAGTAATAATCCAAGAAACAATTTAGAATGTTCATATGTGCTTTAAGGTTTCCTATTGATCTGTTTCTCTGACAAAGGGATAAGTAGGACTTGAATTAgaccttttattttttactgttaCAGAGCTTGTTTAGGATACGCTGTAATGCCACTCTCTTTTTGTCCTGAAGCACCAATTTCTTCATCCTAAGCCAAGACTAAATTTCCCAAAAGGCCATTCTCATGCACGTGAAATTACACACTATGATACAAGGTTGTTTCTAGACATAAATTTATTCTCTAGAATAAGAAAGccacttttataaaaaaa
Proteins encoded:
- the XIRP2 gene encoding xin actin-binding repeat-containing protein 2 isoform X1 translates to MQKGSLNLLKQKWESNDGQKSECNVPGSRCRRFQPREGKLLESANATDVSTGPPVAPKLITNLREQKKNMESVKSTECKIDTGMDSSQTEVLKEEARGARRRIEHFSIALEELRSIFEAPRGGTGLSGFSKKEVEIERSLCSPALKSQPSSRPTSPVKDSDKKGGKTSFDKMSSESGHSSNFEAADGPNKTVSGFAEDSTNCGPLDLQEAVSLKERMAMYQAAVSRGDCSSSSSFSANVMEESETRTVPGGLARVKKQFERDEIASSHNTFSQYQHQQRSDQEVRSRSHIDVSSSHQGIEGYEQVTSKKPQIEVSHLEKHTQEINQASHSSQYVQETVIDTPEDEEIPKVSTQFLKQHFEKTAQEKVLHSDRDMATPAKHIKTDSEYKETVWPSPVITSIAASASASQRQDTSTMRHSEYRSTSSSSAQINTTNFGKTEDFPPPPPEVMPALADGTAFSQSPEFPRPPGKFPIPKDLYSKQRNLYELNRLYKHIHPELRKNLEKDYISDVSEIVSHQVDTGDSASADVQQTRYVFENAGGSNQKCLNPEREFLEWDEILKGEVQSMKWIFENQPLDSIKDQSPSEGNSKKGIADQEIIAGGDVKYAKWMFETQPIDALGVHSSESTESDLKVPELARGDVRTTTWMFETQPLDSMNKIHQDQQEGSEVITIKDITGGDVKTVKYLFETQNLDQLGQLYSVDEANLLQLRSELKEIKGNVKRSIKYFETQPLYVIKNNLGQILEIKTVHREDIERGDVRTARWMFETQPLDRINKDVTEVKVVRGISMEENVKGGVSKAKWLFETHPLESIKEESEVSIIEKETIIGTDVSRKCWMFETHPLDTLKETTDSNPLPTEEILGGDVKATKCLFETLPMDILKDSPEVGKLQKIVASEEEKGDVRHQKWIFETQPLEEIRKEKKEYIRTVKLEEIDRGDVSSYTHIFESNSLIKFDESQKIQVEGVTKGAVEFNKSLFETTPLYAIQDHLGRYHKVKTVQQEEILRGDVRSCRWLFETRPIDQFDESIHKYQVIKGISTREIQSGDMKSAKWLFETQPLDSIKYFNNMEEEESKKHQITDIVKGDVKTYTWLFETQPMESLYDKTELMTDSEEIHKGDVKTYTWRFETQPLDAIRDDSEAVVKLQTVKQEDIQGRDVRTACFLFETENLDNIQGEEGKEIKSVQVDIQSGDVSSMKYKFENQSLDSISSSSEEVLKKIKTLQAEDIQKGNVLNCRWLFENQPIDMIKESQEGDELVKTVTDIQGGNVRKGCFIFETFSLDQIRDKSDDISTEETTSKDEIIKGDVKNYRMLFETQPLYAIQDKEGFYHEVTTVKKEEVIHGDVCGTRWLFETKPLDSINELDNVYVIKSVTQEDIQKGDVSSVRYRFETQPLDTISKGANVIVPTIDCVQGGNVKYHKQLFESDKSDERTYVRTVSVNEIQQGNVKTSTWLFETHTLDELKGEGSEYEHIKTVTKEDIQKGDVKQAIWLFENQTLDSIKETDEYITEMTREEIPPSDVKTTTWLFETTPLHEFNENKVEKEEIIGKSIKETLEELYSQKVIESHGIIIEENEVGNVRMAKYKLMNQESPEIQKEEVIRGDIRTIMMNLLSKRNDAKREILISEEEKGNVSLTKAQLLNRSTEFQSEKEEIVRGDIQQAIKNLFSEEQSVKQGIIIQEDERGDVNMTIYCLLHENDNDDKIEREEIIGGDVKRTIHNLLSSVANYEIAKKTKVDASERGNVQFFTTCIEAGALDYLKLLQTGSNETLTTGKQEGEEEIIGGDVEGTKLLLKKRKSQIERTVNETDIIPGDVHNTVKVFMTEPQSPSCQIPKEEIIKGDLKATLNSLSEAINQKTVTKREEIMKADMLGTLKSLQEASHQWKETEKPDIIPGDIKQTIESLEKAVNTKTEILKKELIRDDLEAALKVLKDQHSFKKIGNENVLKGEIKALRHDLVDSTAESKTQNRQVPTPRDLKGTLQPKSESFEQEVQYQDKSGVFKQTAVKSFHGYSKEHNEIVPPEAPKGTVKIVIGRDQNYDALEKSLQRLCDSPHNTIENLAQDGDRSSIRDDSSRAQYLRKEHVRSQEASYSSVQKNVRTEKSEMGAVPKKDDDSGAALTTERREQNQMCMLSSVQQTRESSYEKSHKKTKQTKIATDAPSCKPHASPHPVSIPTNDDKACEMTGHIQKEILLKEDMRQAQHASEAFQRNEMNLQQMQPFVPLFLKQDIQNVSEGKTTKGNHGKFKATTERNKKIDVHQKNENFQTKMDASTNLKVTVEKSWNPVKLAAVSNMAETHSSLPPPSPPPPPPSNVSSEIEFPLPPPPPLMILPDKHEFSSLPSTEKIKAESDGFPSLPPPPPPVDEGECPPAFLPPPPPPPQKPLHLSSSTIQTKGYEENVQQHCQEAVQTHSRTRSLMGKPTAFPPSPKFPKPKFFKQLDENVGNINPKMQPLPLQSNIGTTMTKTKEQNTVVMKNSVEHTQTKEKMYTETCEEKQQSSIAEPMKPSNQTTLEASPLKEEKISPLLKCHSLPSDLEHTRPKPYLRKFKTPLMIAEEKYKQQRQEIEKQKHQSSCHHMVKTEDHSRTELKSKMTTPSQKPTEDSLPTSATVPTQSNSEHQVSLQSKETSRENQIYESSAVSLAAQKLHNVLDISMDKELVQKKALQGSRDIMQHSIAHQMEQTHQEYTSHIREQEINEKQLCLSPNKSVSPSLKAKSVKFPTLELSLNKIAQDFKICQKQPVPNVQTTTKQEHQERQKNEISTVIRNKQNTAEEYYQLHMKEEREMNKMPISPSEKKKERESANIYENPKEKMELVGKEALATQEKNQRQVVVGAKQQKFVVERQEGHFKNKSSEKVGQQKATDAHIDSLTQNIQQTQINTSESKIKPKKLPQHYNDLREECLIIKGIHQKQVPPNTKDSKEEITENKILLSSLQSSQHDDGKGNVNILEFLRKREELQQILSRVKQFEAEPNKNDIKAFQILLNIIPEWLMNEERKEYGIRIAMDNNFEKVKEEIIHIKTEVEEMLISCENTIQMCMNSSKAGKLRTEPPSEASAQISNMSAGSNKTMQKEEKIMKGKESYQKGKSLSSGASSQLANISVGSSKTVKKEKKIIEEKESHQKVKCQQEIKQVECRTISPYLKQRSPSPTFITIESTARRTETPTANRPSLSPVKKESVSILPSRSRSTTPPSRSRQASASPSPPRNHSEQLAKLKDTTKKLSQRTCHYQSVTPGPVVEKRAEIVQSPATLRRQIKTETPIPINVSHVTASTVMESKEAQEEVQQVEKRATYIHRDGVNITDHTVPDTESFDSIEIIHNVEVPQVGLSGHSKIYEASNQTVHVAENVVKSHESGTNRWLEKFQNDPIFEAKSNRRVHTNGEVNHNLRQGMHTFSKKGFGSTAMESESINSSFRNFSCSHSKDPQNKVSYQQPIEYSESLRGFSGVDAYENKTVGSRTVGSSAQNSEAVKSGFDFKHAPPTYEDVIAGHILDISAENSPEMLLRNFQNTWQESERVFQSLGYATSDTSATEMRSSFHEEAAFRSETSTSGQGNVYTLSKDRLSNGMPSSRQEHFS